From the genome of Papilio machaon chromosome 9, ilPapMach1.1, whole genome shotgun sequence, one region includes:
- the LOC106718971 gene encoding uncharacterized protein LOC106718971, with the protein MDRKKHPCRCPGNNKKFCKRIQFTDCKNVQEIIEALLFQEELEKQYKKCKTVQRPYFKTKPFKPRHYKDTCVPMTPSMHTRLRYITHCPIESMAPSYQKSRSTLPDYGLGSSSEEFDGISRGRKKKQKKKVRYYDLLPGDIHLPEPTPVIKHTPSDKSILKVPSPKTSGEFIGVQRASVQPKELQPPLPAQSGHELVKPHSGIVINADKDYVVDIPVVGGPGRKGVKRRRRKARICGSKKCAGKKCRKCAAIRKRLREAKRSHHSDLPYTTIGVTDGKPRARGTQKHLKDDDSVCGLDEIPKPEHVHIPANLKRGTLKTHSLTVLPCTKEKKADIHYGILTGSFNMYDSKFGNRSRGRQALTMSVMAYCLAFHYHPKQWTMKLIDNLIDAGDQWYLQCLEKVHDHSSVQGMCEVLPFGKKQTLNLNGKRMQVLLGEPDVVGYTMSLDPTVYNLCRGLKAFFADNRAGILLTRVLKLVIWKDKICYYIFDPAGRDSRAYSNFTNGSAALINVKDVASVAEVVLARSVVEDQKFVLAPIKVLKMVDENADEDFESDKELTQAEKAMMSYRILNENCAIVNANMHLGDRCFEDTKFRQALPIAVVAMTYAKISPPNTWFTKTLDKILRLGNKLYVECAHPKVVIDITIDNIPNEINLGPFACEIIIYRERIKGQLFTTKDCFLNIKTGLEEFFNREYNSGILEFNNYSLAVWRQKDMYYLFDCYPRTNDGLRSHTVGKACCWMLLNPETMASVFTKNWDYLPVTTPFCIHAFKVLKLKKREPKKQIVCTLSDEQLPGGKFKRREKYLVSSKGHGDGKEVVHEILAAEPVDDDIRKSRVDEEQMGDIISLVDSIQDDYLPPIPLRYKKMEPEPEQPKIVNLDSPTVSVTQVVPPWPAPRDKSRDPPEPDPDPEPTPPPTPPPMPPPEGGAEEEAEEEEEDEEAILRKKEERERKKAEEEEARRKAEELPPPLPPPPPSPQPEPEVALAPIEIVEDEVQTFEPVDVDRRILLTEDARQRSKLRQYRKKLTPPLDEVLVESTPSEELYKPSNFKTLPDNSQIIRGTAAITGEDARNVLPFAAIMAIVTSYKYMISTWTPDIVNFVIDSAKKLYKNKLEKFQLAPVHIIPKISIGHQTYHAHIDVATEGPTWQLENIINKKFFNKYDRGMITTTSYSAAFFKKNGIYYLFDASPCTPMGIRDDKAKGSNACFLRFKSLHDLVIRMLYNKDGTGDDQQFVLSRILVRKLLKEPRMKLPEDYDYSTGAPASSKSKQTLVDSDKRKDKKTSVDYTEPKSETVIGYQQIQGLYRIEGTTCLNDRSPSSEVKASHFVSLIAMLMAAMHPIRTWDHFMVDTCIEKGLEIFEKATNLKVCEKRVIKNIILEGKLIDVNIKKILVINENPQKTLEQYLNAVLRRLRFVIIRFPGCSIVLCRMDGYYHLFDPNPPPANEEPEVTAESKEPKTPVKSERAVATWTLYRSIDAVIRRIRATVAKADHPEFYTFELTSVKSAPKHSALNYRLSPLFKPDQNPNLPYLRRRKPRPLIDEKMYWLNIEMIPWSRMNPFNDAGIKRGIPKSMWKDWDIEFPGDLYSLWGNIHPLDPRFEEEHRGKQYLATCCVAAFMTEVCNLSAWTSSLLDGIVSGGDKYHAKTYEKVGGDVNHEITVEDLDTTFNGLYPFTFSVTFTKVIFGFVYNTYPDRFNLSKALEYFFESNRLGILVSPTKNLSFGRIGPSYFMFDCQSYGAPIFSPGQGASYILKCESLNRLIYCITVTLNIRRHGQQFHLYNLAVKATEAK; encoded by the exons atggaTCGCAAAAAACA tCCCTGTAGATGTCCAGGAAATAACAAGAAATTTTGTAAACGTATCCAATTTACGGattgtaaaaatgttcaaGAAATTATTGAAGCTCTCTTATTTCAAGAGGAGC ttgagaaacaatacaaaaaatgcAAGACTGTTCAACGTCCATATTTCAAGACCAAGCCATTTAAGCCACGCCATTACAAAGACACGTGCGTGCCTATGACTCCATCCATGCATACTAG gtTGCGGTATATAACTCATTGTCCTATCGAATCAATGGCACCATCTTACCAAAAGTCAAG atcAACGCTTCCTGATTATGGCCTTGGTTCTTCGTCTGAAGAATTTGATGGCATATCAAGAGgcagaaagaaaaaacaaaagaaaaaagtgcGGTATTACGATCTCTTACCTGGAGATATACATTTGCCGGAACCAACGCCTGTCATAAAACATACACCATCagataaatcaatattaaaa GTACCGAGTCCAAAAACAAGCGGGGAATTTATCGGCGTGCAGCGAGCGAGTGTGCAGCCTAAAGAATTACAACCTCCCTTGCCCGCGCAATCGGGACACGA ATTAGTTAAACCTCACAGTGGTATCGTGATCAACGCAGATAAAGATTATGTTGTCGATATACCTGTTGTAGGCGGACCGgg taggaAAGGAGTTAAAAGAAGACGTCGTAAAGCAAG GATTTGTGGTTCGAAAAAATGTGCTGGAAAAAAATGTCG GAAATGCGCTGCAATTCGAAAACGGTTACGAGAAGCAAAGAGAag CCATCATTCGGATCTTCCATACACAACTATAGGAGTGACTGATGGAAAGCCGAGGGCTAGAGGCAcacaaaaacatttgaaagatGACGATTCTGTGTGCGGACTTGATGAAATTCCGAAGCCAGAACAT gtACACATTCCAGCGAATCTCAAAAGAGGAACATTAAAAACTCACTCGTTAACAGTGTTGCCATGCACTAAAGAGAAAAAGGCTGATATCCATTACGGCATTTTGACTGGGTCTTTCAACATGTACGACAGTAAATTTG GCAACAGGTCGCGAGGTCGGCAAGCGCTGACGATGAGCGTGATGGCCTACTGCCTCGCCTTCCATTACCATCCCAAGCAGTGGACGATGAAGCTCATTGACAACCTCATAGACGCAGGGGATCAGTG GTATTTGCAATGTCTAGAAAAAGTGCACGATCATTCGTCTGTTCAAGGCATGTGCGAAGTGTTGCCATTCGGTAAAAAACAAACGTTGAATCTAAACGGGAAGCGAATGCAAGTGTTATTGGGAGAGCCTGATGTGGTGGGCTACACGATGTCTCTCGATCCAACTGTATACAATCTGTGTAGAGGTTTGAAAGCATTCTTTGCCGATAACAGGGCTGGGATCTTACTTACTCG CGTCTTGAAGCTAGTGATATGGAAGGACAAAATATGCTACTACATCTTCGACCCGGCCGGCAGAGATTCTCGTGCGTATTCGAACTTCACAAACGGCTCTGCAGCTCTAATAAACGTCAAAGATGTAGCGTCCGTGGCTGAAGTTGTTTTGGCTCGAAGTGTAGTAGAAGATCAAAAGTTTGTACTAGCTCCTATAAAGGTCCTCAAAATGGTGGACGAAAATGCAGACGAAGATTTCGAATCGGACAAAGAATTGACTCAAGCGGAAAAAGCAATGATGAGTTACAGAATTTTAAATGAGAATTGCGCAATTGTTAATGCTAACATGCATCTTGGAGACAGATGTTTCGAAGACACGAAATTCCGTCAGGCTTTACCCATTGCTGTGGTGGCAATGACCTATGCGAAGATTTCTCCTCCGAACACGTGGTTTACAAAGACTCTGGATAAAATATTGCGTTTAGGTAACAAACTATATGTCGAATGTGCTCATCCAAAAGTCGTGATCGATATAACGATAGACAACATTCCTAATGAGATCAATCTCGGTCCGTTCGCGTGcgagataataatatatagagAAAGAATAAAAGGGCAACTGTTTACTACTAAAGATTGCTTCCTTAACATAAAAACGGGCTTAGAGGAATTCTTTAATCGTGAATACAACAGTGGTATACTggaatttaacaattattctCTCGCTGTATGGAGACAGAAAGACatgtattatttgtttgattGCTATCCACGCACTAATGATGGTTTACGATCGCATACTGTGGGCAAGGCATGTTGTTGGATGCTATTGAACCCGGAAACAATGGCGTCGGTGTTTACCAAAAACTGGGATTACCTGCCGGTTACTACTCCGTTTTGTATTCACGCATTTAAAGTACTCAAGCTAAAGAAGCGAGAACCTaag AAACAAATTGTGTGTACCCTAAGTGACGAGCAGTTACCTGGTGGCAAGTTCAAGAGAAGGGAAAAATACTTGGTCTCTAGTAAAGGTCATGGCGACGGCAAGGAGGTTGTCCATGAAATTCTTGCTGCGGAACCTGTAGACGACGATATAAGAAAG TCTCGTGTCGACGAGGAACAAATGGGTGACATTATATCGTTAGTTGATAGCATACAAGATGACTATCTGCCGCCGATACCGCTGCGATACAAGAAAATGGAACCCGAGCCGGAACAACCGAAAATTG TGAACCTGGACTCGCCGACGGTGTCGGTGACGCAGGTGGTGCCGCCATGGCCGGCGCCGCGCGACAAGAGCCGCGACCCGCCCGAGCCTGACCCCGACCCGGAGCCCACGCCGCCCCCCACACCGCCCCCCATGCCT CCACCAGAAGGAGGGGCAGAG gAAGAAGCAGAAGAAGAAGAGGAAGATGAGGAAGCGATActtagaaagaaagaagagagGGAAAGAAAGAAAGCGGAAGAAGAAGAAGCGAGAAGGAAAGCCGAGGAGCTGCCGCCGCCGctaccgccgccgccgccatcGCCACAGCCCGAACCTGAAGTTGCG CTCGCGCCGATAGAGATTGTTGAAGACGAAGTTCAAACGTTTGAGCCGGTCGATGTGGATCGCAGGATTCTCTTGACGGAGGACGCTCGCCAGCGATCCAAGCTACGCCAGTACCGCAAGAAACTGACTCCGCCGCTGGACGAAGTTCTTGTAGAATCTACACCGTCTGAGGAACTTTATAAGCCGAGCAATTTCAAGACTTTGCCCGATAATTCTCAGATTATCCGAGGCACTGCCGCCATAACGGGCGAGGACGCTCGCAACGTCTTACCGTTCGCAGCCATAATGGCCATCGTTACTTCCTACAAATACATGATTAGCACTTGGACGCCTGACATTGTCAACTTCGTTATAGATTCGGCCaagaaattgtataaaaataaactggaAAAATTTCAACTCGCCCCCGTACACATAATTCCCAAAATTTCAATAGGCCACCAG ACGTATCATGCGCACATCGATGTGGCGACAGAAGGACCGACGTGGcaacttgaaaatattataaataaaaagttcttCAACAAATATGACAGGGGAATGATAACCACTACATCGTACAGTGCTGCATTCTTCAAGAAGAATGGTATATATTACCTGTTCGACGCAAGTCCCTGCACCCCAATGGGCATTAGGGATGATAAGGCCAAGGGAAGTAACGCTTGCTTTTTGCGGTTTAAATCATTGCATGACCTCGTTATCAG AATGCTTTACAACAAAGACGGGACCGGTGATGACCAGCAATTTGTGCTGAGCAGAATATTAGTGAGAAAACTTTTGAAAGAACCAAGGATGAAACTACCGGAGGACTACGACTATTCAACTGGTGCGCCTGCATCGAGTAAATCCAAACAGACGTTAGTCGATTCTGACAAACGCAAAGACAAGAAAACTTCCGTCGATTATACTGAACCGAAAAGCGAAACTGTTATCGGTTATCAACAGATTCAGGGCCTGTACAGAATCGAAGGAACTACTTGTCTCAATGACAGATCACCTAGTTCAGAAGTGAAGGCTTCACATTTCGTCAGTTTAATTGCAATGCTAATGGCCGCTATGCATCCAATAAGAACATGGGATCATTTCATGGTCGACACGTGTATCGAAAAAGGCTtagagatatttgaaaaggcGACGAATTTAAAAGTCTGCGAAAAGAGAGTAATCAAGAACATTATACTGGAGGGAAAATTAATAGATgtcaatattaagaaaattcttgtaataaatgaaaatccaCAGAAAACTTTAGAACAATATTTGAATGCGGTTTTGAGACGACTacgttttgttataattagaTTCCCCGGTTGCAGTATAGTTCTATGTCGTATGGATGGATACTATCACCTTTTCGACCCAAATCCACCGCCGGCCAACGAAGAGCCGGAAGTTACTGCTGAAAGTAAAGAACCAAAAACTCCAGTGAAATCTGAACGTGCCGTGGCAACATGGACTCTGTACCGTTCTATAGATGCCGTTATTCGGAGGATACGAGCTACGGTCGCAAAAGCAGATCATCCAGAATTCTATACATTCGAACTGACATCGGTAAAATCGGCACCGAAACATTCAGCTCTGAACTATCGTCTCAGTCCGCTTTTCAAACCCGACCAAAATCCAAATTTGCCATATTTAAGGCGAAGAAAACCAAGGCCTTTGATCGACGAGAAAATGTACTGGctaaatattgaaatgataCCGTGGTCACGGATGAATCCGTTTAACGATGCAGGAATCAAAAGAGGCATACCAAAGTCTATGTGGAAGGACTGGGATATCGAATTTCCCGGTGATCTTTATTCACTGTGGGGTAACATACATCCTTTAGATCCGCGATTCGAGGAGGAGCACCGCGGCAAGCAGTACTTGGCCACTTGCTGTGTGGCCGCCTTCATGACGGAGGTTTGCAACCTGAGCGCCTGGACCAGCAGTCTGCTCGATGGCATCGTGTCCGGCGGCGACAAATATCACGCCAAAACATATGAAAAAGTAGGAGGTGATGTCAATCACGAAATAACTGTCGAAGATTTGGATACCACATTCAATGGCTTGTATCCGTTCACGTTTTCGGTTACCTTTACTAAAGTCATATTTGGATTCGTCTACAATACATATCCGGATAGGTTTAATTTGAGCAAAGCTTTGGAATACTTTTTCGAAAGTAATCGACTTGGTATATTGGTCAGCCCTAcaaaaaatttatcttttggAAGAATAGGACCTTCATATTTCATGTTCGATTGCCAAAGTTATGGAGCCCCAATATTTTCGCCGGGACAAGGGGCTTCGTACATTCTTAAATGTGAAAGTCTCAACAGACTAATTTACTGCATTACTGTTACATTGAATATAAGAAGACACGGACAGCAGtttcatttatacaatttagcTGTTAAAGCAACTGAGGCCAAATAA
- the LOC123721245 gene encoding E3 ubiquitin-protein ligase RNF181, which yields MDYFQEMGWNELADGEQPDHILHIARFLMDYGFDNDNPNMQWPSLPPPASKEVVNNLPEITIDTEEKNCPICLKEFKINEKAKKLPCEHFFHPTCILTWLNKTNSCPFCRLELKTDDEAYENFKKEKKRAQERVEDLETLHNSMFC from the exons ATGGATTATTTTCAAGAGATGGGATGGAATGAATTGGCAGATGGCGAGCAACCGGATCACATACTTCATATCGCAAGGTTCCTTATGGATTATGGTTTTGATAATGATAATCCGAACATGCAATGGCCCAG CCTACCACCACCTGCATCGAAGGAAGTTGTCAATAATTTGCCAGAAATCACAATTGATACTGAGGAAAAGAACTGTCCTATATGTCTTAaagagtttaaaataaatgaaaaggcAAAGAAACTTCCTTGTGAACATTTCTTTCATCCTACATGTATACTAACTTGGTTGAATAAG acaAATTCATGTCCATTCTGCCGATTAGAACTTAAAACTGATGATGAAGCTtatgaaaatttcaaaaaagaaaagaagcgAGCTCAAGAAAGGGTTGAAGATCTTGAGACTTTGCACAATTCAATGTTTTGTTGA
- the LOC106718162 gene encoding uncharacterized protein CG16817, producing the protein MTNETACPPPVLWAQNKEDVFLTFNVEAKDPDIKIEKSSVYFNGINVRDNKTYEVTIPLHDAVIPEKSNFVNKGRCIEMVLRKENVTGRFWSSLTSDKKKPHYLKIDFNKWCDEDDEEVEDAGALNLNEMLEAMGGDRGAGDKKPSFDDLESDSDDDNLPDLE; encoded by the coding sequence ATGACAAACGAAACTGCCTGCCCTCCGCCAGTTTTGTGGGCACAGAACAAAGAAGATGTTTTCCTCACATTTAACGTTGAGGCTAAAGATCCGGACATTAAAATAGAGAAAAgctctgtttattttaatggtatTAATGTACGAGACAATAAAACATATGAAGTTACAATACCTTTACACGATGCTGTTATACCCGAAAAGAGCAACTTTGTGAATAAAGGTAGGTGCATAGAAATGGTGCTTCGCAAAGAAAATGTGACTGGTCGTTTTTGGTCATCACTTACGAGTGATAAGAAGAAAccacattatttgaaaatagacTTTAACAAGTGGTGTGATGAGGATGACGAAGAAGTCGAGGATGCGGGAGCTTTAAATCTCAATGAAATGTTGGAGGCTATGGGCGGCGACAGAGGTGCCGGTGATAAGAAACCATCTTTTGATGATTTGGAAAGTGATTCCGACGACGACAATTTGCCGGATCTAGAGTAA